A window of Desulfovibrio sp. X2 contains these coding sequences:
- a CDS encoding methyltransferase domain-containing protein, with translation MDHYTGIAPLYEPLLGGILGPLRRAVTTAAAQAARDAGVAPERLRMLDCCCGTGGQLRLLAKSFSAFGLDRSPPMLARALDLAGPRLVRADAAQIPFAADTFDAASVSLALHEMGRPLALAALGELSRVVRPGGSLLLVDWASPLPWYTVPGGHMAERTAGREHYRNFRAYQAAGGLPDLCRAAGLAMRETGRFCLGALVLARCRLEG, from the coding sequence TTGGACCACTACACCGGCATCGCCCCGCTTTACGAGCCCCTGCTCGGGGGCATTCTCGGGCCGCTGCGCCGCGCCGTGACCACGGCCGCGGCGCAGGCGGCCCGGGACGCCGGTGTGGCGCCCGAACGCCTGCGCATGCTCGACTGCTGCTGCGGCACGGGCGGGCAGCTGCGCCTCCTGGCGAAAAGCTTCTCAGCCTTCGGGCTGGACCGTTCCCCGCCCATGCTCGCCAGGGCCCTGGACCTGGCCGGGCCGCGCCTGGTGCGCGCCGACGCCGCGCAGATCCCCTTTGCCGCCGACACCTTCGACGCCGCGAGCGTCTCCCTGGCCCTGCACGAGATGGGGCGCCCCCTGGCCCTGGCCGCGCTGGGCGAGCTCTCGCGCGTGGTGCGGCCGGGCGGCTCCCTGCTGCTCGTGGACTGGGCCTCGCCGCTTCCCTGGTACACCGTGCCCGGCGGCCACATGGCCGAGCGCACGGCGGGCCGCGAGCACTACCGGAACTTCCGCGCCTACCAGGCCGCCGGAGGCCTGCCGGACCTCTGCCGCGCGGCCGGGCTGGCCATGCGCGAGACCGGCCGCTTCTGTCTCGGCGCCCTGGTCCTGGCCCGCTGTCGTCTGGAAGGCTGA